From a region of the Candidatus Azobacteroides pseudotrichonymphae genomovar. CFP2 genome:
- the dnaB gene encoding replicative DNA helicase: MKLPSTPKSSKSPTSVGGRIQPQARELEEAVLGALMLEKDSYALISEILTPQSFYDKTHELIFTAIRDLAGKPEQAIDMLTVIEQLKSNGTLKDAGGVSHIASITQKVVSSEHLEYHARIIAQKSLARELISFSFSLTDKAFDETIDVSDLMQEAEAQLFELSRKNIKKDLTHIAQIVMGAYALIKAYASRPDKVFGLPSGFTELDALTLGWQKSDLIIIAGRPSMGKTAFVLSMAKNMAIDKKIPVAFFSLEMSNIQLINRLIVNVSNIDSEKIKNGKLKSDEWVLLEEKIKLLYNAPIYVDDTPSLSIFEFRTKARRLVKEYKVQCLFVDYLQLMNVSGISFSIREQEVSFISRSLKSLAKELDIPIIALSQLNRNIENRSQCRRPQLSDLRESGAIEQDADVVCFIHRPEQYKILEDAQGNDLKGKAEIILAKHRNGPTGDILLSFKQEFIRFQNLNDDQVVLEYQSRLNSQINSISQEKICHQKHRTESANENLPF; this comes from the coding sequence ATGAAATTACCATCCACTCCAAAGTCATCCAAATCTCCTACTTCAGTAGGAGGACGTATTCAGCCTCAGGCACGTGAATTGGAGGAAGCGGTACTTGGTGCCCTGATGCTGGAGAAAGATTCCTATGCTCTGATTAGTGAAATACTGACTCCTCAGAGTTTCTATGATAAAACCCATGAGCTGATCTTTACTGCCATTCGAGATCTTGCAGGAAAGCCTGAGCAGGCTATTGACATGCTCACTGTTATCGAACAGTTGAAGAGTAATGGGACATTGAAAGATGCGGGAGGGGTGTCCCATATTGCTAGTATCACACAGAAAGTGGTTTCCAGTGAACATTTGGAATATCATGCACGAATCATTGCACAGAAATCTCTTGCTAGAGAACTGATCTCTTTTTCATTTAGTTTGACCGACAAAGCTTTCGATGAAACCATTGATGTGAGTGATCTGATGCAGGAAGCAGAAGCACAACTGTTTGAATTATCACGCAAAAATATCAAAAAAGATCTTACACATATAGCCCAGATTGTCATGGGTGCATATGCTTTGATAAAAGCATATGCTAGTCGCCCCGATAAAGTATTTGGATTACCTTCGGGGTTTACTGAACTGGATGCCCTTACTTTGGGATGGCAAAAGTCTGATTTGATTATTATTGCAGGTCGTCCATCAATGGGTAAGACAGCTTTTGTTTTGTCTATGGCTAAAAATATGGCGATAGATAAAAAAATCCCTGTAGCTTTTTTTTCATTAGAAATGTCCAATATTCAGTTAATTAATCGTTTAATTGTCAATGTAAGTAATATTGACAGTGAAAAAATCAAAAATGGGAAATTAAAATCAGATGAATGGGTTCTGCTGGAAGAAAAAATAAAACTACTCTACAATGCTCCTATTTATGTAGATGATACTCCTAGTCTTTCAATTTTTGAATTTCGAACCAAGGCTCGCCGTTTAGTTAAAGAATACAAAGTACAGTGTCTTTTCGTAGACTATTTGCAGTTGATGAATGTTAGTGGGATAAGCTTCAGTATTCGTGAACAAGAAGTCAGTTTTATTTCCCGTTCCCTGAAAAGTCTGGCGAAAGAACTTGATATACCAATCATAGCTCTTTCCCAACTGAATCGAAACATAGAAAATCGTTCCCAATGTAGACGTCCGCAGTTATCTGATTTGCGTGAGTCAGGAGCAATAGAACAAGATGCTGATGTGGTTTGTTTTATACATCGTCCAGAACAGTATAAAATTTTAGAAGATGCTCAAGGTAACGATTTGAAAGGCAAAGCCGAAATCATTCTTGCTAAACATCGCAATGGACCTACGGGGGACATTCTATTATCTTTCAAGCAAGAATTTATTCGTTTTCAAAATTTGAACGATGATCAAGTCGTATTGGAATATCAATCTCGTTTGAATAGCCAAATAAATTCAATTTCACAAGAAAAAATTTGTCATCAAAAACATCGAACGGAATCAGCCAATGAAAATTTACCTTTCTAA
- the trpC gene encoding indole-3-glycerol phosphate synthase TrpC — MKLNILETICANKQLEVARQKEILSFDILKKHLETYPYKGISFKQSLVQSNTGIIAEFKRCSPSKGWINQNADIEAIVRGYEITGAATISVLTDEMYFGATPNDFSTACRIITKIPILRKDFIIDEYQIYQSKAMGADVILLIASLLSTEESFRFTEIAHQLDMEVLLEIHNKEELDYIQSNVDVIGINNRDLRTFVTDIQYTIELACQIPKEYVKISESGLSQPQTVSILKKEGFNGFLIGEYFMKTENPVQALKEFVDQL, encoded by the coding sequence ATGAAACTGAATATTCTCGAAACTATTTGTGCTAATAAACAGCTTGAGGTTGCTCGACAAAAAGAAATACTTTCTTTTGATATTTTAAAGAAACACTTGGAAACTTATCCTTACAAAGGGATCTCTTTCAAACAATCATTAGTGCAATCCAATACAGGTATTATTGCTGAATTCAAACGATGTTCGCCATCTAAAGGATGGATAAATCAAAATGCTGATATTGAAGCAATTGTACGGGGATATGAAATAACTGGAGCTGCTACTATTTCGGTACTTACTGATGAAATGTATTTCGGAGCTACTCCGAATGATTTTTCTACAGCTTGTCGTATCATTACAAAAATACCTATTCTGCGAAAAGATTTTATTATAGATGAATATCAAATTTACCAATCTAAAGCAATGGGGGCAGATGTAATTCTTTTGATAGCCTCTCTCCTTTCCACTGAAGAGTCATTCCGATTTACAGAAATAGCTCATCAACTAGATATGGAAGTTTTATTAGAAATACACAATAAAGAAGAATTGGATTATATTCAATCCAATGTAGATGTAATAGGAATCAACAATCGTGATTTGAGAACATTTGTTACAGACATTCAATATACTATTGAATTAGCATGCCAAATACCAAAAGAATACGTAAAAATTTCAGAAAGTGGACTTTCACAACCACAAACTGTTTCCATTTTGAAAAAAGAAGGATTTAACGGATTTCTTATAGGAGAATATTTCATGAAAACAGAAAATCCTGTACAAGCACTAAAAGAATTTGTTGACCAATTATGA
- the trpA gene encoding tryptophan synthase subunit alpha, with translation MNKITTLFQNRQRNIVSIYFTAGFPQLNDTIEIIKELQINGIDMIEVGVPFSDPIADGKVIQASSYKAIQNGMNLKILFKQLEAIKSKIQIPLIIMSYLNPIIQYGFENFCEDCHKIDISGIIIPDLPFEEYINEYKFITDAYDLKMIMLISPKTSEERIRLIDSNVEGFIYMVSSAATTGIQESFDEQKQEYFRRINSMKLRNPRLIGFGISNKETLTVALENASGVIIGSKFVSLLAEENNPKKAVQKLLAELK, from the coding sequence ATGAACAAAATAACGACTCTATTTCAAAATAGGCAGCGAAATATTGTCTCTATTTATTTCACTGCTGGATTTCCTCAACTAAACGACACTATAGAAATCATTAAAGAATTACAAATAAATGGTATTGATATGATAGAAGTAGGCGTCCCGTTTTCTGATCCGATAGCAGATGGTAAGGTAATTCAAGCAAGTAGTTATAAAGCAATTCAAAATGGAATGAATCTGAAAATCCTTTTCAAGCAATTAGAAGCTATTAAGAGTAAAATTCAAATTCCATTGATTATAATGAGTTATTTAAATCCAATTATACAGTATGGTTTTGAAAATTTTTGCGAAGATTGCCACAAAATAGATATTTCAGGTATAATCATTCCAGATTTGCCTTTTGAAGAATATATTAATGAATATAAATTCATTACAGATGCTTATGATTTGAAAATGATTATGCTAATATCTCCAAAAACCTCTGAAGAACGAATTCGTCTTATCGACAGCAATGTGGAAGGATTCATTTATATGGTCTCCAGTGCGGCAACAACTGGAATACAAGAAAGTTTTGATGAGCAAAAACAGGAATACTTTCGTAGAATTAACAGTATGAAATTACGAAATCCGCGATTGATTGGCTTTGGAATTTCAAATAAAGAAACGTTAACTGTTGCTCTTGAAAACGCTTCTGGAGTAATTATTGGGAGTAAATTTGTGAGCCTATTAGCGGAAGAAAATAATCCCAAAAAAGCAGTACAGAAACTTCTTGCAGAATTAAAATAA
- a CDS encoding mechanosensitive ion channel family protein has protein sequence MRIIGCIVIYIVGRKIIHYLNRLIDKVMNNKKLDSSVASFFKSLANILLTMILLFLITNILGINNSFFITLLASIGVTFGMALSGTLQNFSGGVVVLLFRPYKVGDYILIQGHEGMVRDIQVFNTVIVTSDNRTIFIPNGGLSSNVIINYSEQDKRRIDWTFSIAYGNDYDKVKQIILDILIADSRIFVQPAPSVVLKELNDNSIDIWVCAWLLSKNYSPVYFSINESVYRNFAANNIDIHFQ, from the coding sequence ATGAGGATAATTGGCTGTATTGTTATTTATATCGTTGGACGTAAAATAATTCATTATTTAAATCGACTTATTGATAAAGTGATGAATAACAAAAAACTTGATTCTTCTGTTGCTTCCTTTTTCAAAAGTTTGGCAAATATTCTCCTCACTATGATATTATTATTTTTAATTACAAATATTTTAGGAATCAATAATAGTTTTTTTATTACTTTACTGGCATCTATCGGTGTAACTTTTGGGATGGCATTGAGCGGAACGCTGCAGAATTTCTCTGGAGGTGTTGTAGTGTTACTCTTTCGTCCGTATAAAGTGGGTGATTATATTTTGATACAAGGACACGAAGGTATGGTAAGAGATATTCAAGTTTTTAATACAGTAATCGTTACATCGGATAATCGTACCATTTTTATTCCAAATGGTGGATTGAGTTCTAATGTAATTATTAATTATAGCGAACAAGATAAGCGAAGAATAGATTGGACATTTAGTATCGCTTATGGCAATGATTATGATAAAGTGAAACAAATCATATTAGACATTCTTATTGCTGATAGCAGAATTTTTGTTCAGCCTGCTCCCTCTGTTGTTTTGAAAGAGCTCAATGACAATTCTATAGACATTTGGGTATGTGCTTGGTTATTGTCAAAAAATTATTCTCCTGTTTATTTCAGTATTAACGAAAGTGTTTATAGAAATTTTGCGGCTAACAATATTGATATTCATTTCCAATGA
- the floA gene encoding flotillin-like protein FloA (flotillin-like protein involved in membrane lipid rafts), whose translation MGITLFLWTILVMAAVTVLSIFFYYVPFVLWITAKASGVDISLLQLFLMRLRKVPAPVIVNAMVEAHKAGLKNITRDQLEAHYLAGGHVERVVHALVSAEKASIALTFQMATAIDLAGRDVFQAVQMSVNPKVIDTPPIAAVAKNGIQLLVKARITVRANIRQLVGGAGEETVIARVGEGIIASIGASETHKEVLETPDAISKVVLRKGLDAGTAFEILSIDMADIDIGKNIGAELQMDQAQADKNIAQAKAEERRAMAVASEQEMKSKAEEARARVIEAEAEVPKAMAEAFRNGNLGIMDYYKVKNIQADTNMRETIAKPQKSAK comes from the coding sequence ATGGGAATAACATTATTTCTTTGGACAATACTTGTTATGGCAGCTGTCACTGTATTATCCATCTTTTTTTATTACGTGCCTTTTGTCCTTTGGATTACTGCAAAAGCATCAGGTGTAGATATTTCTCTTCTGCAGCTTTTTCTAATGCGATTAAGAAAAGTTCCAGCTCCAGTAATTGTAAATGCAATGGTTGAAGCTCACAAAGCCGGCTTAAAAAATATTACTCGAGATCAATTGGAAGCACACTATTTGGCAGGAGGCCATGTAGAACGAGTTGTCCATGCTTTGGTATCAGCAGAGAAAGCTAGTATTGCTCTAACTTTTCAAATGGCAACTGCAATTGATTTGGCCGGACGTGATGTATTTCAAGCAGTACAGATGTCTGTTAATCCAAAGGTGATCGATACACCTCCTATTGCAGCGGTAGCAAAAAATGGAATTCAACTTTTGGTAAAAGCTAGGATAACAGTTCGTGCTAATATTAGACAATTAGTTGGAGGTGCAGGTGAAGAAACTGTAATTGCACGAGTAGGTGAAGGAATAATTGCTTCTATTGGTGCATCAGAAACCCATAAAGAGGTGTTAGAAACACCAGATGCTATATCTAAAGTGGTTTTAAGAAAAGGTTTAGATGCAGGGACAGCATTCGAAATTCTATCCATTGATATGGCGGATATTGACATAGGTAAAAATATCGGTGCAGAATTACAAATGGATCAAGCTCAAGCTGATAAAAATATTGCACAAGCAAAAGCAGAAGAACGCCGGGCAATGGCTGTGGCATCTGAACAAGAAATGAAATCAAAAGCAGAAGAAGCACGTGCAAGGGTAATAGAAGCAGAAGCGGAAGTACCGAAAGCAATGGCAGAAGCATTCCGTAATGGGAATTTAGGCATTATGGATTACTATAAAGTGAAAAATATCCAAGCAGATACAAACATGCGAGAAACTATTGCAAAACCGCAAAAATCAGCAAAATAA
- the trpD gene encoding anthranilate phosphoribosyltransferase yields the protein MGNKSPSKGFRAVLTCLFEHQYLTRSEAKEVLTRIATGEYNESQIAAFITVYFMRSISVEEILGFREALLEMCVNMDKLRDYNPIDIVGTGGDGKNTFNISTAACFVTAGAGCKVVKHGNYGSTSISGASNVMEEHGVRFSKDLNLHIRSLEETNIAYLHAPLFNPALKTVVPVRKALAVRTFFNILGPIINPLMPKRQVLGVYDLKMVRLYNYIYQESGNDFSIIHSLDGYDEVSLTGTFKIVNSFEENIYTPESLGFQKVSPSELYGGDTPREAAKIFDNVLNNTATESQKNVVIINAAIAIRTIEPHLDIQTCIDKARDSIDSGKAQKTLVKFLEINN from the coding sequence ATGGGAAACAAATCTCCTTCCAAAGGATTCAGAGCAGTTCTAACTTGTTTGTTTGAACATCAATATTTAACTCGTAGCGAAGCTAAAGAAGTGTTAACTCGTATAGCAACTGGCGAATACAACGAGAGTCAAATAGCTGCCTTTATTACTGTCTACTTTATGCGAAGTATTAGTGTAGAAGAAATACTCGGTTTTCGTGAGGCTCTTTTAGAAATGTGTGTAAATATGGATAAACTAAGAGATTATAACCCAATAGACATTGTAGGTACTGGAGGGGATGGAAAAAATACTTTCAACATTTCAACAGCCGCTTGTTTTGTAACAGCAGGAGCAGGATGCAAAGTTGTAAAACATGGCAACTATGGATCTACATCCATAAGCGGAGCTTCTAATGTGATGGAAGAACATGGAGTACGATTTTCTAAAGATTTGAATTTACATATACGTTCTCTAGAAGAAACTAATATTGCTTATTTACATGCCCCTCTGTTTAATCCGGCATTAAAAACTGTTGTTCCAGTCCGAAAAGCATTAGCAGTTCGTACATTTTTCAATATACTAGGACCTATTATCAATCCACTCATGCCTAAACGTCAAGTATTGGGAGTATATGATTTGAAGATGGTACGTTTGTATAATTATATTTATCAAGAAAGTGGTAATGATTTTTCAATTATACATAGTTTAGATGGATATGATGAGGTTTCACTAACTGGTACTTTCAAAATTGTTAATTCATTTGAAGAAAACATTTATACACCAGAAAGTTTAGGATTTCAAAAAGTATCTCCTTCCGAACTTTACGGAGGAGATACTCCTCGTGAAGCTGCTAAAATATTTGATAATGTGTTAAATAACACAGCTACAGAATCACAGAAAAATGTAGTGATAATTAATGCGGCAATAGCTATTCGAACTATTGAACCACATCTAGATATTCAAACCTGTATAGATAAAGCGAGAGATTCTATAGATTCAGGAAAAGCTCAAAAAACATTAGTGAAGTTTTTGGAAATAAATAATTGA
- a CDS encoding phosphoribosylanthranilate isomerase: MKIKVCGMKYPENIAALSRLPIQMIGLIFYKKSTRYVKEVDIKIVELPKHIQLVAVFVDEVLKNILDTINQYGINIVQLHGVESPQLCKELKKQGITVIKAFSIEEEEDLMSCIFYENVCDYFLFDTKTFQYGGSGTKFDWQILSTYYGEIPFFLSGGIGNNDVETIKQLKNPQLYGIDLNSQFEIKPGLKDIDKLQSFISNFI; this comes from the coding sequence ATGAAGATAAAAGTTTGTGGGATGAAATATCCTGAAAACATAGCAGCATTAAGCAGGTTACCTATCCAAATGATAGGGCTAATCTTCTATAAGAAATCTACTCGTTATGTCAAAGAAGTAGATATAAAAATTGTTGAACTTCCAAAACATATTCAGTTAGTTGCTGTTTTTGTGGATGAAGTGCTGAAAAATATTTTAGACACAATTAATCAATATGGTATAAATATTGTGCAACTGCATGGTGTAGAATCTCCTCAGTTGTGCAAAGAACTGAAAAAACAGGGAATAACAGTGATAAAGGCTTTTTCGATAGAGGAGGAGGAAGATTTAATGTCTTGTATTTTTTATGAAAATGTCTGTGATTATTTTCTTTTTGATACAAAAACTTTTCAATATGGTGGTTCAGGGACAAAGTTTGATTGGCAAATACTTTCCACCTATTATGGAGAGATTCCTTTTTTCTTAAGTGGAGGTATTGGTAACAATGATGTAGAAACCATTAAACAACTAAAAAATCCTCAATTGTATGGCATTGATTTAAACAGTCAATTTGAAATAAAACCTGGGTTAAAAGATATTGACAAACTTCAGTCATTTATCTCTAATTTTATTTAG
- a CDS encoding KdsC family phosphatase: MSNILYDLKKIKAFVFDVDGVLSPDSIPFHPSGKPMRIFNTKDGYAMQLAAKQKFRMGIITGGDGLAIFKRFNSLGFQHIYLKSIRKIDDFNDFLQKSKLYPEEVCYVGDDIPDYEIMQVVGLPACPVNASVEIKSIAKYISSCKGGYGVGRDIIEQVLKVQDKWMQNNAFSSW; encoded by the coding sequence ATGAGCAATATCCTTTACGATTTAAAAAAGATAAAAGCTTTTGTTTTTGATGTAGATGGTGTATTATCTCCAGATAGTATTCCTTTTCATCCAAGTGGAAAGCCTATGCGTATCTTTAATACTAAAGATGGATATGCGATGCAATTAGCAGCTAAACAGAAATTTAGAATGGGAATTATTACCGGTGGAGATGGATTAGCTATATTTAAACGATTTAATTCGTTAGGGTTTCAGCATATATACCTGAAATCGATTCGCAAAATCGATGATTTTAACGACTTTCTTCAAAAAAGCAAGCTTTATCCCGAGGAAGTTTGTTATGTAGGAGATGATATTCCAGATTATGAAATTATGCAAGTAGTGGGACTTCCTGCTTGCCCTGTCAACGCTTCCGTTGAAATCAAATCAATTGCAAAGTACATTTCCTCTTGTAAGGGAGGATACGGAGTAGGTCGAGATATTATAGAACAAGTATTGAAAGTACAAGACAAATGGATGCAAAACAATGCTTTTAGCTCGTGGTAA
- the rplS gene encoding 50S ribosomal protein L19, which translates to MDLIKVVEQRFADLTQKAYPHFKSGDTITVAYRIKEGNKERIQQYRGVVIKMAGHGSSKRFTVRKMSENIGVERIFPINSPFIDNIVLNKIGKVRRSKLYYLRKLIGKKSRIKEKRI; encoded by the coding sequence ATGGACTTGATTAAAGTTGTAGAGCAGAGATTTGCAGACCTAACTCAAAAGGCTTATCCTCATTTTAAAAGTGGTGATACTATAACGGTAGCATACCGCATTAAAGAAGGGAATAAAGAGCGTATTCAACAGTATAGAGGTGTAGTAATTAAAATGGCTGGACATGGAAGTTCCAAGCGTTTCACAGTTCGAAAAATGTCTGAAAATATTGGTGTAGAACGTATTTTCCCCATAAATTCGCCATTTATAGATAATATTGTTTTGAACAAAATTGGAAAAGTAAGGCGATCTAAATTATATTATCTACGTAAATTGATAGGCAAAAAATCCAGGATTAAAGAGAAAAGAATTTAA
- a CDS encoding anthranilate synthase component II has protein sequence MKILIFDNYDSFTYNLVHLVRGLGYNDIEVYRNDKISLNEIEKFERIILSPGPGVPSEAGLLLPVIKYFAPIKPILGVCLGHQAIAESFGGKLVNLENVYHGVSTPIHIIIREGIFTNLPEQIEVGRYHSWIVDASNFPKELQITAKDINGHIMALRHKIWDVYGVQFHPESILTPKGEEIVKQFLLGTNFNSI, from the coding sequence GTGAAAATACTAATATTTGATAATTACGATTCTTTTACTTACAATCTGGTTCACTTAGTTAGAGGATTAGGCTATAACGATATAGAGGTCTATCGAAATGATAAAATTAGTTTAAATGAAATAGAGAAATTTGAACGAATTATACTTTCTCCAGGTCCAGGAGTTCCATCTGAAGCGGGCCTTTTATTGCCTGTAATAAAGTACTTTGCTCCTATAAAACCTATTTTGGGTGTTTGTTTAGGACATCAGGCTATAGCAGAATCTTTTGGTGGGAAATTGGTTAATTTGGAAAATGTATATCACGGAGTTTCAACACCTATTCACATTATTATTCGTGAAGGAATCTTTACAAATCTGCCAGAACAAATAGAAGTGGGAAGATATCATTCATGGATAGTAGACGCGAGTAACTTTCCTAAAGAGTTGCAAATCACAGCAAAGGACATTAATGGACACATTATGGCATTAAGACATAAGATATGGGATGTTTATGGGGTACAGTTCCATCCTGAATCCATATTAACTCCGAAAGGAGAAGAGATTGTAAAGCAATTCCTTTTGGGAACAAACTTTAACAGTATATAA
- the mutS gene encoding DNA mismatch repair protein MutS translates to MPKGIVKTPLMEQYFEIKSKYPDTILLFRVGDFYETFADDAIAASEILDIVLTHRANGCCQTVKLAGFPYHALDTYLPKLVRAGKRIAICDQLEDPKTTKRIVKRGVTELITPGVSINDSILSHKENNFLAAVHFDKNICGTAFLDISTGEFLTTEGSSSYIDKLFNHFSPKEVLLERNKREIFKKNFGEKLLTFEMEDWVFTEDTAECRLHKQFETKNLKGFGIQHLPNGIIAAGAILHYLDLTQHAYTNHIFTLTRIEEEQYVRLDKFTIHSLELLNVMNEGGGQSLLKVLDKTVTSVGARMLRKWIVFPLKKIEQIEGRLSIVEYFLKSSTVKDLLEKQLNQISDLERLISKVSVGKANPYEVAQIKIALDAIIPIKEICLDCSIGSLKQIGEQLNLCSEIREKIQRELSADPPVLLSKGNVIAEGINGELDELRQIVYSGKDHLLKIQQREIFQTGIPSLKVGYNNVFGYYIEVRHSYKKKIPSNWIRKQTLVHAERYITEELKIYEEKILGAEDRIIEMETDIFNSLVSKLSKYIIPIQINARLIAEIDCLLSFAKIAEQNHYVRPQIDASRIIDIKKGRHPVIETQLQPDELYVPNDIYLDNDKQQIIIITGPNMAGKSALLRQTALITLMAQIGSFVPADSARIGWVDKIFARVGASDNISLGESTFMVEMSEAADILNNLSDRSLIIFDELGRGTSTYDGISIAWAIVEYIHEHPTSHPKTLFSTHYHELNEMEKYFERIKNYNISVKEIDNKVIFLRKLARGGSKHSFGIHVAKMAGIPKNVVQRGHEILFQLETNNQKKGIVPSTKQLLEDHNSYQLSFFQLDDPVLSQIRNDIVQLDINNLTPIEALNKLNDIKRVIKGDNKASGIFIEN, encoded by the coding sequence ATACCTAAAGGAATTGTAAAAACTCCGTTAATGGAACAATATTTTGAAATTAAATCCAAATATCCAGATACAATTTTATTATTTCGTGTAGGCGACTTTTATGAAACTTTTGCAGATGATGCTATTGCGGCATCTGAAATATTAGATATTGTCTTGACTCATAGAGCCAACGGTTGTTGTCAAACTGTAAAGTTAGCTGGGTTTCCATACCATGCATTAGACACTTATTTGCCTAAACTAGTTAGAGCGGGGAAGAGAATAGCCATCTGTGATCAACTTGAAGATCCCAAAACAACTAAACGAATAGTCAAAAGGGGGGTTACTGAATTAATTACACCAGGTGTTTCCATCAATGATAGTATACTGAGCCATAAAGAGAATAATTTTTTAGCGGCTGTACATTTTGATAAAAATATTTGTGGGACCGCGTTTCTTGATATTTCTACTGGTGAATTTTTAACTACAGAAGGTAGTAGCAGTTATATAGATAAACTATTCAATCATTTTTCTCCTAAAGAAGTGCTTTTAGAACGAAACAAACGGGAAATATTTAAAAAAAATTTTGGAGAGAAACTGTTGACTTTTGAAATGGAAGATTGGGTATTTACCGAGGATACAGCGGAATGCCGTTTACACAAACAATTTGAGACAAAAAATTTGAAAGGTTTTGGTATACAACATTTGCCCAATGGGATTATTGCTGCAGGAGCTATTTTACACTATTTAGATTTAACACAACATGCATATACGAATCACATTTTTACTCTTACCAGAATTGAAGAAGAACAATATGTGCGTTTGGATAAATTCACTATTCATAGTTTAGAATTGTTGAATGTTATGAATGAAGGGGGAGGACAATCTTTGTTGAAAGTTTTAGATAAAACGGTCACTTCTGTAGGGGCCAGAATGTTAAGAAAATGGATAGTCTTCCCACTTAAAAAGATCGAGCAAATCGAAGGACGCCTTTCTATAGTAGAATATTTTCTGAAAAGTTCTACTGTAAAAGACTTATTGGAAAAACAACTCAATCAAATAAGTGATTTAGAGCGTCTCATTTCTAAGGTATCTGTTGGTAAGGCCAATCCTTATGAAGTTGCTCAAATTAAAATTGCTTTAGATGCTATTATTCCAATTAAGGAGATATGTTTAGATTGCTCTATAGGAAGTTTGAAACAAATTGGAGAACAATTAAATCTTTGTTCCGAAATTAGAGAAAAAATACAAAGAGAATTGTCCGCAGATCCTCCAGTGTTATTAAGTAAAGGTAATGTAATAGCTGAAGGAATAAATGGAGAATTGGATGAATTGAGACAAATCGTTTATTCGGGAAAGGATCATCTATTAAAAATACAACAGCGTGAAATTTTTCAAACAGGGATCCCTTCCTTGAAGGTAGGATATAATAATGTATTTGGTTACTATATAGAAGTTCGGCATTCTTATAAAAAGAAAATTCCTTCTAATTGGATTCGCAAACAAACCTTGGTTCATGCGGAACGCTATATTACGGAGGAACTCAAAATATATGAAGAAAAGATATTAGGAGCGGAAGATAGAATTATTGAAATGGAAACTGATATTTTTAATAGTCTTGTATCGAAGCTATCAAAATATATTATCCCAATTCAAATCAATGCTCGTCTAATTGCAGAAATAGATTGTCTGTTGTCTTTTGCTAAAATTGCTGAACAAAATCACTATGTTCGTCCACAGATAGATGCAAGTAGAATTATTGACATTAAAAAGGGGCGGCATCCAGTTATAGAGACTCAACTTCAACCTGACGAATTATACGTTCCCAACGATATTTATTTAGATAACGATAAACAACAAATTATTATCATTACTGGACCTAATATGGCAGGCAAATCAGCTTTGTTACGTCAGACTGCTTTGATTACTTTAATGGCACAAATTGGATCTTTTGTTCCCGCAGATTCAGCTCGAATAGGATGGGTGGATAAGATTTTTGCACGTGTAGGGGCTAGCGACAATATTTCTTTAGGAGAATCTACTTTTATGGTAGAGATGAGTGAAGCTGCTGATATTCTAAATAATCTTTCTGATAGAAGTTTAATAATTTTTGACGAATTAGGACGTGGCACTTCCACTTACGATGGAATTTCTATCGCTTGGGCTATTGTAGAATATATTCATGAACATCCCACATCTCATCCTAAAACTCTTTTTTCCACTCATTATCATGAACTAAACGAAATGGAGAAGTATTTTGAGAGAATAAAGAATTATAATATCTCAGTAAAAGAGATAGATAATAAAGTCATCTTCTTGCGGAAATTGGCAAGAGGTGGGAGTAAACATAGCTTTGGCATCCATGTTGCAAAGATGGCAGGAATACCTAAAAATGTTGTTCAAAGAGGACATGAAATCCTTTTTCAATTGGAAACAAATAACCAAAAAAAAGGGATCGTTCCTTCAACAAAACAACTTTTGGAAGACCATAATAGCTACCAGCTGAGCTTTTTTCAATTGGATGATCCTGTACTTTCACAAATTAGAAATGACATAGTGCAATTAGATATTAATAACTTAACACCTATAGAAGCTCTGAATAAATTGAATGATATAAAGCGAGTTATAAAAGGAGACAACAAGGCTAGCGGAATTTTTATAGAAAACTGA